Within the Metasolibacillus fluoroglycofenilyticus genome, the region CAAGCCTAAAGATTATTCCGAGTATCCAGGGAAAACAGAAGCTTTCTGGCCTGATTTCTTATTAAAAGAATGGATGGTAGGGGCTGTATTCTTAATCGGTTACCTATTATTAACTGTCGCTCACCCTTCACCACTTGAAGGTCCGGCAGATCCAACTAACGCTTCTTATATTCCGTTACCGGACTGGTACTTCTTATTTATGTACCAATTATTAAAATACACTTATGCTTCAGGTCCATACAATGTGATTGGAGCAATTATTATTCCAGGTTTAGCATTCGGTGCTTTAGCGCTTGTACCATTCTTAGATACAACGCCAGAGCGTCGTCCATCTAAACGTCCATTACCAACAGCATTTATGTTATTAGCTGTTGCGTCAATGATTTATTTAACTTGGGAATCTGTAGCAAACCATGACTGGGAAGCTGCTAAAGCTCAAGGTGTAATTACAGATAAAGATTTAGGATTATTGCCTGATGTAGAGATTGATGAAACCTCTCCAGGTTACGAAATTTTCCAAGCGCAAGCATCTTGTATCGGCTGTCACGGTGGTGACTTAGCTGGTGGAACAGGTGCACCAATGCTTTTAGGTAATGAATTAACTGCTGAAGAAGTAAAGGAAATCGTAACAAATGGTCGTGGTGGTATGCCAGGCGGCACATTTGATGGTACTGACGAAGAACTAGACCAATTAGCAGAATTTATTGCAAGCTTAAAAGAAGCAAAATAATTCGAGAAAAGGCTGTCCAGAAAGAAAACTCTTTCGGGACAGCCTTAATTTTCTATATAAAATAAAAATGGTTGTTAGTGTTATACTAAAGTATAGCGCAGAGTTTTTATATTGCTGTTCTTTAATACTGAAATCATTAGCGTAAAGGACATATCAAAATTGTTTTTTAAAATTATCCTTTTTCGTTTAAAATAATACATAGTATAACTTAAAGCTATATCTGTTCATTATATAAGTCTGCGTGTTTTTAGCTCTCTATTTCAACACGCCTCGTTTAAAATGAAAGGAGCCACCTATGCAGCAACTATTTTTTCAGTGTTGGCACATACTGACAAATAAAGCATTTTTAATTTTATTGCTTATCATTAATATTGCAGGCACAATTTATGGCTATTATTGGTATGGTTATCAATTAGCATCGACTGAGCCCATTTTTTATATTTTTGTTCCTGATAGTCCGACAGCAAGCTTGTTTTTCTGTCTTGCTATTATCGGCTGGTTATTAGGGAAAAATTTTAAATTGATGGAAGTGCTTGCACTTATCACTTTAATAAAATACGGTATTTGGGCTGTTGTTATGAATTTATTAACCTTAGCAGAAACAGGCTCTATTGGACCAGCAGGTTGGATGCTTGTATTTTCACATTTTATGATGGCTGTACAAGCGATGCTTTATTTGCCGAAATATCGCTTTCAATTTTGGCATATTGCGGTAGCTGCCATTTGGACATTGCATAATGATGTAATTGACTATGTATTTGGGCAGATGCCGTATTATCGAGTGATAGATCAGTTCGCAAATCAAATTGGTTATTTCACATTTTGGTTATCCATTGTTTGTATCATAATTGCTTACTTTACATATAAAAGGGGCAATTATTTGCATGAACTGTAAAAACTATTTAGAATAGTACGTGGAAATAAAGTTAGAGGGGAAGAGAATAAAAAATATGGCAATGTATATTGTTTATTTTGCGATTGTGTTAATTTTACCAATTTATGCACAAATGAAAGTAAAAAGCACGTATAGAAAATTTGCACAAGTGCCTGCTGCTAAAGGAATGACTGGTGCTCAAGTAGCACGCATGATTTTAGACCAACATGGCTTGACAGATGTGCGTGTTGTTCCAACGCAAGGTTTTTTATCTGACCACTATAATCCGGCGACAAAAACGGTAGCACTATCTGAGGATAACTACTACAATACTTCTCTCGCTGGTACAGCAGTTGCAGCACACGAAGTAGGGCACGCAATTCAACATAAAGAGGCGTATTCATTCCTAACAATGCGTGCAAAATTAGTACCTGTAGCAAATATTTCATCAAATGCTTCTTGGATATTTGTATTAATAGGTATTGTGGCACAACAATCAGGTTTATTATTATT harbors:
- a CDS encoding DUF1405 domain-containing protein, with amino-acid sequence MQQLFFQCWHILTNKAFLILLLIINIAGTIYGYYWYGYQLASTEPIFYIFVPDSPTASLFFCLAIIGWLLGKNFKLMEVLALITLIKYGIWAVVMNLLTLAETGSIGPAGWMLVFSHFMMAVQAMLYLPKYRFQFWHIAVAAIWTLHNDVIDYVFGQMPYYRVIDQFANQIGYFTFWLSIVCIIIAYFTYKRGNYLHEL
- a CDS encoding menaquinol-cytochrome c reductase cytochrome b/c subunit, coding for MQRGKGMKFVGDSRIKSNNRMPNKPKDYSEYPGKTEAFWPDFLLKEWMVGAVFLIGYLLLTVAHPSPLEGPADPTNASYIPLPDWYFLFMYQLLKYTYASGPYNVIGAIIIPGLAFGALALVPFLDTTPERRPSKRPLPTAFMLLAVASMIYLTWESVANHDWEAAKAQGVITDKDLGLLPDVEIDETSPGYEIFQAQASCIGCHGGDLAGGTGAPMLLGNELTAEEVKEIVTNGRGGMPGGTFDGTDEELDQLAEFIASLKEAK
- a CDS encoding zinc metallopeptidase, giving the protein MAMYIVYFAIVLILPIYAQMKVKSTYRKFAQVPAAKGMTGAQVARMILDQHGLTDVRVVPTQGFLSDHYNPATKTVALSEDNYYNTSLAGTAVAAHEVGHAIQHKEAYSFLTMRAKLVPVANISSNASWIFVLIGIVAQQSGLLLLGIALLAAGVLFQIVTLPVEFDASKRAMNEVVALGIIGNNEERPAKKVLNAAAMTYVAAAAVAVLELLRLILIYTGMRSDD